A genomic stretch from Thauera sp. GDN1 includes:
- the dapC gene encoding succinyldiaminopimelate transaminase — MNPNLARLQPYPFEKLRALFAGIEPPAHLKPIRLSIGEPQHPTPGFIRQTLADNLGGLSSYPATLGTDALRGAIAHWLERRYGLPKIDPASQVIPVAGTREALFAFAQCVVDGTKPGAKVLCPNPFYQIYEGAALLANAEPIFINNLPENDFGSDFGAIDEATWRDVQLVYVCSPGNPTGRLLKLEEWKTLFELSDRYGFVIAADECYSEIYFDDDAKPIGGLEAAWRLGRTDFRNVVMFSSLSKRSNVPGMRSGFVAGDARILKDFLLYRTYQGCALNPAVQAASVAAWNDEVHVEENRRLYRDKFARITPLLQPHLPVALPDAGFYYWVRTPLPDTEFARRLQAEYNVTVLPGSYLAREAHGVNPGAGFVRIALVADTHECVEAAERIIDFCKTL; from the coding sequence GTGAATCCGAACCTCGCCCGTCTCCAGCCCTACCCGTTCGAGAAGCTGCGCGCGCTGTTCGCCGGCATCGAGCCGCCTGCGCACCTTAAGCCGATCCGCCTGTCGATCGGCGAGCCGCAGCATCCGACACCCGGCTTCATCCGCCAGACCCTGGCCGACAACCTCGGCGGCCTGTCGAGCTATCCGGCCACGCTGGGCACCGACGCCCTGCGCGGCGCGATCGCGCACTGGCTCGAACGCCGCTATGGCCTGCCGAAGATCGACCCCGCGAGCCAGGTGATCCCGGTCGCCGGTACCCGCGAGGCGCTGTTCGCCTTCGCCCAGTGCGTGGTCGACGGCACGAAGCCGGGCGCCAAGGTCCTGTGCCCGAACCCCTTCTACCAGATCTACGAAGGCGCAGCCCTGCTCGCCAATGCCGAGCCGATCTTCATCAACAACCTGCCGGAGAACGATTTCGGCTCCGATTTCGGCGCAATCGACGAGGCCACCTGGCGCGACGTGCAGCTCGTCTACGTGTGCTCGCCCGGCAACCCCACCGGCCGCCTGCTCAAGCTCGAGGAATGGAAGACGCTGTTCGAGCTATCCGACCGCTACGGCTTCGTGATCGCCGCCGACGAGTGCTATTCCGAGATCTACTTCGACGACGACGCCAAGCCCATCGGCGGCCTGGAAGCGGCCTGGCGCCTGGGGCGCACCGACTTCCGCAACGTGGTGATGTTCTCCAGCCTGTCCAAGCGCTCGAACGTGCCGGGCATGCGCTCGGGCTTCGTCGCCGGCGACGCGCGCATCCTCAAGGACTTCCTGCTCTACCGCACCTATCAGGGCTGTGCCCTGAACCCGGCGGTGCAGGCGGCCTCGGTGGCAGCCTGGAACGACGAGGTCCACGTCGAGGAGAACCGCCGCCTGTACCGCGACAAGTTCGCACGCATCACGCCGCTGCTGCAACCGCACCTGCCGGTCGCGCTCCCGGATGCCGGCTTCTATTACTGGGTGCGCACGCCGCTGCCGGACACCGAGTTCGCCCGCCGTCTGCAGGCTGAATATAATGTGACCGTCCTGCCGGGCAGCTATCTCGCCCGCGAAGCCCATGGCGTCAATCCGGGCGCCGGCTTCGTCCGCATCGCGCTGGTGGCCGACACGCACGAGTGTGTCGAGGCCGCCGAGCGCATCATCGATTTCTGCAAAACCCTCTGA
- the dapD gene encoding 2,3,4,5-tetrahydropyridine-2,6-dicarboxylate N-succinyltransferase: MHALQQIIDDAFENRANLSPASAPAEIRNAVEEVIAGLDAGTLRVAEKKDGQWVVNQWIKKAVLISFRLRDNEVVQAGGLNFFDKVATKFGDYTPEQFREGGFRVVPPAVARKGSFIGRNVVLMPSYVNIGAYVDEGSMVDTWATVGSCAQIGKNVHLSGGVGIGGVLEPVQAGPVIIEDNVFVGARSEVVEGVIIEENAVLSMGVYIGMSTKIYDRETGEITYGRVPAGAVVVPGSLPSACGKYSLYCAVIVKKVDAQTRAKTGINELLRGA, translated from the coding sequence ATGCACGCTCTGCAACAGATCATCGACGACGCCTTCGAAAACCGCGCGAACCTGTCGCCCGCCTCCGCCCCGGCCGAGATCCGCAATGCGGTCGAGGAAGTGATCGCCGGCCTCGATGCCGGCACGCTGCGCGTGGCCGAGAAGAAAGACGGCCAGTGGGTGGTCAACCAGTGGATCAAGAAGGCGGTGCTGATCTCCTTCCGTCTGCGCGACAACGAAGTGGTGCAGGCCGGCGGCCTCAACTTCTTCGACAAGGTCGCGACCAAGTTCGGCGACTACACCCCCGAGCAGTTCCGCGAAGGCGGCTTCCGCGTCGTGCCGCCGGCGGTGGCGCGCAAGGGCAGCTTCATCGGCAGGAACGTTGTGCTGATGCCGTCTTACGTGAACATCGGTGCCTATGTGGATGAAGGCTCGATGGTCGACACCTGGGCCACCGTCGGCTCGTGCGCACAGATCGGCAAGAACGTGCACCTGTCGGGCGGCGTCGGCATCGGCGGCGTGCTCGAACCGGTGCAGGCCGGCCCGGTGATCATCGAAGACAACGTGTTCGTCGGTGCGCGCTCGGAAGTGGTCGAGGGCGTGATCATCGAGGAGAACGCCGTGCTGTCGATGGGCGTGTATATCGGCATGAGCACCAAGATCTACGATCGTGAAACTGGCGAAATCACCTATGGCCGCGTGCCGGCTGGCGCCGTGGTGGTGCCGGGCAGCCTGCCCTCGGCCTGCGGCAAGTACAGCCTGTACTGCGCGGTGATCGTGAAGAAGGTCGACGCGCAGACCCGCGCCAAGACCGGCATCAACGAGCTGCTGCGCGGCGCCTGA
- the galU gene encoding UTP--glucose-1-phosphate uridylyltransferase GalU, translated as MKKVTKAIFPVAGMGTRFLPATKASPKEMLPIVDKPLIQYAVEEAVAAGITDMIFITGRTKRSIEDHFDKAYELETELEARGKKQLLEIVRQTVPKGVNCIYIRQSEALGLGHAVRCASHVVSDEAFAVILADDLLDNKDGTPVLKQMVDVYNYHRCSVLGTMNVPREETRSYGIVSTETDKGQVQRMTGIVEKPKPEEAPTTQAVVGRYILTPRIFDHIRALKPGAGGEYQLTDAIASLLKEEAVLAYQFDGVRYDCGSKLGYLKATIEFGLRHPETGPEFAQYLHGRFGGEASGGKKK; from the coding sequence ATGAAGAAAGTCACCAAGGCGATTTTCCCGGTTGCCGGCATGGGCACGCGCTTCCTGCCCGCCACCAAGGCGAGCCCGAAGGAAATGCTCCCGATCGTCGACAAGCCCTTGATCCAGTACGCGGTCGAGGAGGCGGTCGCCGCCGGCATCACCGACATGATCTTCATCACCGGCCGTACCAAGCGCTCGATCGAGGACCACTTCGACAAGGCCTACGAGCTCGAGACCGAGCTCGAGGCGCGCGGCAAGAAGCAGCTGCTCGAGATCGTGCGCCAGACGGTGCCCAAGGGCGTCAACTGCATCTACATCCGCCAGTCGGAGGCGCTCGGCCTCGGCCATGCGGTGCGTTGCGCGAGCCACGTCGTCAGCGACGAGGCCTTCGCGGTGATCCTCGCCGACGACCTGCTCGACAACAAGGACGGCACGCCGGTGCTGAAGCAGATGGTGGACGTGTACAACTACCACCGCTGCTCGGTGCTCGGCACCATGAACGTGCCGCGCGAGGAAACCCGCAGCTACGGCATCGTCAGCACGGAGACCGACAAGGGCCAGGTGCAGCGCATGACCGGCATCGTCGAGAAGCCGAAGCCCGAGGAAGCCCCGACGACGCAGGCCGTGGTCGGCCGCTACATCCTGACCCCGCGCATCTTCGACCACATCCGCGCGCTCAAGCCGGGCGCCGGCGGCGAATACCAGCTCACCGACGCGATCGCCTCACTGCTGAAGGAAGAGGCGGTGCTGGCCTACCAGTTCGACGGCGTGCGCTACGACTGCGGCTCCAAGCTCGGCTACCTGAAGGCGACGATCGAGTTCGGCCTGCGCCACCCCGAGACCGGGCCCGAGTTCGCGCAGTATCTGCACGGCCGTTTCGGCGGCGAAGCGAGCGGCGGCAAGAAGAAATAA
- a CDS encoding chromosome segregation protein SMC: MRLSKLKLAGFKTFVDPTTVLTPGNLVGVVGPNGCGKSNIIDAVRWVLGETRASALRGESMQDVIFNGSTTRKPVSRASVELVFDNSEGKAAGQWSRYGEISVKRVLDRSGESTYYINNVHVRRKDVIDLFLGTGLGPRAYAIIEQGMISRIIEARPEDIRGFLEEAAGVTKYRERRKETEGRLRDARDNLARLDDIRMELGERIVHLEAQAEVAARYQQLSAAHVEKQQLLWLVKRNDARAEHARVSAELNEATRRIEADSARLQELEGAVETCREAHFEASEAVHGAQSELFAVSAEVTRLETELQHLGEARRRLEARLSQLELDREHWLARREAMLAEHERWQALGENAALRAEQAEARHGEISDRLPELDGARQAAETTVASARHELAHTEQQLRVEEANRASATRALDALQQRRGRLEAERGAIVGPDEREVAEREARLEAMQDALDARQCELAELQASLPAAQGALKSALEHERAVQRRLTELRARREALVQLQARVQSQGKLGDWLKRHGLDQVPPLWKYLQVEEGWDEAVQAVLRERLSALTTTDAAAAAQAARTVLEEAPPETVAVAFAPLPTASAAAARSGHAPLAGETPMAGESPAPVGAAAAAILPHLPSTDGAPPRPLSTLVTVRAPEFQALVADFLAGAWAVDKLDDWLDARDRLPAGVCLVGPRGQLLTRDALVHHAPDARTHGVIERQREIDALEGEQAALEEAAHEAHDALLAAETDASTLNERINALRREQQSVQSQVHAEQVEVLKLSQARSRADERRGQLERDLEDLVHLEATEREHLARAEMEQARAMELAELQRERLDAAMAVMSEREQALREARALEQAAARELQEARFSERECAGKLEDIARNQQLAAEQLARILSETETRRAELDATDDDRSHAALQDALALRTNRETALAGRRDALEAATAALKQAEEMRLRTEHEAAPVRARVAELRLAVQAAELAVAQFEERLQEAQADEAALAPLLAADPKETTLQREVARLAREIAELGAVNLAALDELRTATERKGYLDAQTEDLLQAIETLEDAIRRIDRETREQLQDTYNTVNRQFGALFPQLFGGGRAELVLTGEEILDAGIQIVAQPPGKKNASIHLLSGGEKALTAIALVFSMFQLNPAPFCMLDEVDAPLDDTNTERYANMVKRMSSQTQFIFISHSKITMEFAQQLVGVTMQEQGVSRVVEVDIEEALRLAEPAAA, encoded by the coding sequence GTGCGTCTTTCCAAGCTCAAACTCGCCGGTTTCAAGACTTTCGTCGACCCGACCACCGTACTCACTCCCGGCAACCTCGTCGGCGTGGTCGGCCCCAACGGTTGCGGCAAGTCGAACATCATCGACGCGGTGCGCTGGGTGCTCGGCGAGACGCGCGCCTCCGCGCTGCGCGGCGAGTCGATGCAGGACGTGATCTTCAACGGCTCGACCACGCGCAAGCCGGTTTCGCGCGCGAGCGTCGAGCTCGTCTTCGACAACAGCGAGGGCAAGGCTGCCGGGCAGTGGTCGCGCTACGGGGAGATCTCGGTCAAGCGCGTGCTCGACCGTTCCGGCGAGTCGACCTATTACATCAACAACGTCCACGTCCGCCGCAAGGACGTGATCGACCTCTTCCTCGGCACCGGCCTCGGTCCGCGCGCCTACGCGATCATCGAGCAGGGCATGATCTCGCGCATCATCGAGGCGCGCCCGGAGGACATCCGCGGCTTCCTGGAAGAGGCCGCCGGCGTCACCAAGTACCGCGAGCGCCGCAAGGAAACCGAAGGCCGGCTGCGCGACGCACGCGACAACCTCGCCCGCCTCGACGACATCCGCATGGAGCTGGGCGAGCGCATCGTGCATCTCGAGGCCCAGGCCGAGGTCGCCGCCCGTTACCAGCAGCTGAGCGCGGCGCACGTCGAGAAGCAGCAGCTGCTGTGGCTGGTCAAGCGCAACGACGCGCGCGCGGAACATGCTCGGGTGTCCGCCGAACTCAACGAGGCCACGCGCCGCATCGAGGCCGACAGCGCCCGCCTGCAGGAGCTGGAGGGCGCGGTGGAAACCTGCCGCGAGGCGCACTTCGAGGCCTCGGAGGCGGTCCATGGCGCGCAGAGCGAGCTGTTCGCGGTGAGCGCCGAGGTCACCCGCCTGGAAACCGAGTTGCAGCACCTCGGCGAGGCGCGCAGGCGTCTCGAAGCCCGTCTGTCCCAGCTCGAACTCGACCGCGAGCACTGGCTGGCGCGCCGCGAGGCGATGCTCGCCGAGCACGAGCGCTGGCAGGCCCTGGGTGAGAACGCCGCGCTGCGCGCCGAGCAGGCCGAGGCCCGTCACGGCGAGATCTCGGACCGTCTGCCCGAGCTCGACGGCGCGCGCCAGGCGGCGGAGACCACGGTCGCGAGCGCACGGCACGAGCTCGCCCACACCGAACAGCAGCTGCGCGTCGAGGAGGCGAACCGCGCCAGCGCGACGCGCGCGCTCGATGCACTGCAGCAGCGACGCGGGCGCCTGGAGGCCGAGCGCGGCGCCATCGTCGGCCCGGACGAGCGCGAGGTCGCCGAACGCGAGGCACGGCTGGAGGCGATGCAGGATGCGCTCGATGCCCGCCAGTGCGAACTGGCTGAGCTGCAGGCCAGCCTGCCCGCCGCCCAGGGGGCGCTGAAGTCCGCGCTCGAACACGAGCGCGCCGTGCAGCGTCGTCTGACCGAGCTGCGTGCCCGGCGCGAGGCGCTGGTCCAGCTCCAGGCCCGGGTGCAGTCCCAGGGCAAGCTGGGCGACTGGCTCAAGCGCCACGGTCTAGACCAGGTCCCGCCCCTGTGGAAGTACCTGCAGGTCGAGGAAGGCTGGGACGAAGCGGTGCAGGCGGTGCTGCGCGAACGGCTTTCGGCGCTGACCACGACCGATGCGGCCGCGGCCGCCCAAGCGGCGCGGACGGTTCTGGAAGAAGCGCCGCCGGAGACGGTGGCGGTGGCGTTCGCCCCCTTGCCCACGGCTTCCGCCGCTGCGGCAAGGAGCGGCCACGCCCCGCTCGCCGGTGAGACCCCGATGGCCGGTGAAAGCCCCGCCCCCGTGGGAGCGGCGGCAGCCGCGATCCTCCCGCATCTCCCCTCGACCGACGGCGCCCCGCCGCGTCCGCTGTCTACCCTCGTCACGGTCCGCGCCCCGGAGTTCCAGGCCCTGGTCGCCGATTTCCTGGCCGGTGCCTGGGCGGTGGACAAGCTCGACGACTGGCTCGACGCCCGCGACCGCCTGCCGGCCGGCGTGTGCCTCGTCGGCCCGCGCGGGCAGCTGCTGACCCGCGACGCGCTGGTCCATCACGCCCCCGACGCGCGTACCCATGGCGTGATCGAGCGCCAGCGCGAGATCGACGCGCTCGAGGGCGAGCAGGCCGCACTCGAGGAGGCGGCGCACGAGGCCCACGATGCGCTGCTCGCGGCAGAAACGGACGCCAGTACGCTGAACGAGCGCATCAATGCGCTGCGCCGCGAGCAGCAGTCGGTGCAGTCGCAGGTGCATGCCGAGCAGGTGGAGGTGCTCAAGCTCAGCCAGGCGCGCAGCCGAGCCGACGAGCGCCGCGGCCAGCTCGAGCGCGACCTCGAGGACCTGGTCCATCTGGAGGCGACCGAGCGCGAACACCTGGCGCGCGCCGAGATGGAGCAGGCGCGCGCGATGGAGCTCGCCGAGCTGCAGCGCGAGCGGCTCGATGCCGCCATGGCGGTGATGAGCGAGCGTGAACAGGCCTTGCGCGAGGCCCGCGCGCTGGAGCAGGCCGCCGCGCGCGAGCTGCAGGAGGCGCGCTTCTCCGAGCGCGAATGCGCGGGCAAGCTCGAGGACATCGCCCGCAACCAGCAGCTGGCCGCCGAGCAACTGGCGCGCATCCTGAGCGAAACGGAAACGCGGCGTGCCGAGCTCGACGCCACCGACGACGACCGCAGCCACGCCGCGCTGCAGGACGCGCTCGCCTTGCGCACGAACCGCGAGACCGCGCTGGCGGGCCGTCGCGATGCGCTGGAAGCAGCGACCGCGGCCCTTAAGCAGGCCGAGGAGATGCGGCTGCGCACCGAGCACGAGGCGGCGCCGGTGCGCGCCCGCGTGGCCGAATTGCGGCTGGCGGTGCAGGCCGCCGAGCTGGCGGTCGCCCAGTTCGAGGAGCGCCTGCAGGAGGCCCAGGCCGACGAGGCCGCGCTCGCGCCGCTGCTCGCCGCCGACCCCAAGGAGACCACGCTGCAGCGCGAGGTCGCCCGCCTGGCGCGGGAAATCGCCGAGCTCGGCGCGGTCAACCTCGCCGCCCTCGACGAACTCAGGACCGCCACCGAGCGCAAGGGCTATCTCGATGCGCAGACCGAGGACCTGCTGCAGGCGATCGAGACGCTCGAGGACGCCATCCGGCGCATCGACCGCGAAACACGCGAGCAACTGCAGGACACCTACAATACGGTCAATCGCCAGTTCGGCGCGCTGTTCCCGCAGCTCTTCGGCGGCGGTCGCGCGGAACTGGTGCTGACCGGCGAGGAGATCCTCGACGCCGGCATCCAGATCGTCGCCCAGCCGCCGGGCAAGAAGAACGCATCGATCCACCTGCTGTCCGGTGGAGAGAAGGCGCTGACCGCGATCGCGCTCGTGTTCTCGATGTTCCAGCTCAATCCGGCGCCGTTCTGCATGCTTGACGAGGTCGATGCACCACTGGACGATACGAACACCGAGCGCTACGCCAACATGGTCAAGCGCATGTCATCGCAGACGCAGTTCATCTTCATCAGTCACAGCAAGATCACGATGGAATTCGCCCAGCAGCTGGTGGGCGTGACGATGCAGGAGCAGGGCGTGTCGCGGGTGGTTGAAGTGGATATCGAAGAGGCGCTGCGCCTGGCCGAGCCGGCCGCAGCCTAA
- the ligA gene encoding NAD-dependent DNA ligase LigA, producing MDLFDSIGGDSPESAAGAGAPEVRAAALRAEIARHDHAYYVLDAPTIPDAEYDRLFRELQALESEHPALRTPDSPTQRVGGKPLAQFPAVRHRIPMLSIRTETDTEASGALAFDARVRRELGLKDEDPPVEYAAELKFDGLAISLRYEDGVLVQAATRGDGETGEDVTGNVRTVKVIPLRLRGEAPPVIEIRGEVYMRRDDFERLNVRQAEAGDKTFVNPRNAAAGSVRQLDPGIAARRPLSFFAYGLGDTGEWTPPATHGEVLDAIAAFGLPVCAHRAVVQGAQGLADFHARIGALRDTLPFDIDGVVYKVNSLALQQRMGFVTREPRWAVAHKYPAQEALTMLRDIEVQVGRTGALTPVARLEPVFVGGVTVTNATLHNQDEIDRKDVRIGDWVIVRRAGDVIPEVVAPVVERRSGELPRFVLLDRFPTCPVCGSHVVRGEDEAVARCTGGLFCPAQRKQALLHFAGRRAMDIEGLGDKLVDQLVDAAIVKTPVDLYRLGVLALANLERMGEKSAHKLLAAIESSRSTTLARFIFALGIRNVGEATARDLARHFGNLDALLAAGVDALQQVPDVGPIVAKSIAEFFAEPHNREVIEQLRAAGVHWTEGEPQGTVAGALAGKTFVLTGTLPTLTRDEAKAMIEARGGKVAGSVSKKTHYVVAGAEAGSKLDKAQALGVSILDEDGLRALLNETDTNG from the coding sequence ATGGATCTGTTCGATTCGATCGGGGGCGATTCACCCGAATCGGCCGCAGGGGCGGGTGCGCCCGAAGTGCGCGCGGCCGCGCTGCGGGCGGAGATCGCGCGCCATGACCATGCCTACTACGTGCTCGACGCGCCGACGATCCCGGATGCCGAGTACGACCGCCTGTTCCGCGAGCTGCAGGCACTCGAGTCCGAACATCCCGCGCTGCGCACACCCGACTCGCCGACCCAGCGCGTAGGCGGCAAGCCGCTCGCGCAGTTCCCGGCGGTGCGCCATCGCATCCCGATGCTCTCCATCCGCACCGAGACCGACACCGAGGCGAGCGGGGCGCTCGCCTTCGATGCGCGCGTGCGCCGCGAGCTCGGCCTCAAGGACGAGGACCCGCCGGTCGAATACGCCGCCGAACTCAAGTTCGACGGCCTGGCGATCAGCCTGCGCTACGAGGACGGCGTGCTGGTGCAGGCCGCGACCCGTGGCGACGGCGAGACCGGCGAGGACGTCACCGGCAACGTACGCACGGTCAAGGTCATCCCGCTGCGCCTGCGCGGCGAGGCGCCGCCGGTGATCGAGATCCGCGGCGAGGTGTATATGCGCCGCGACGACTTCGAGCGCCTGAATGTCCGTCAGGCCGAGGCTGGCGACAAGACCTTCGTCAATCCGCGCAACGCCGCTGCAGGCAGCGTCCGCCAGCTCGACCCCGGCATCGCCGCGCGCCGGCCGCTTTCCTTCTTCGCCTATGGGCTCGGCGACACCGGCGAGTGGACGCCGCCCGCGACCCATGGCGAAGTGCTCGACGCCATCGCCGCGTTCGGGCTGCCCGTGTGCGCGCACCGTGCGGTGGTGCAGGGCGCACAGGGCCTGGCCGATTTCCACGCCCGCATCGGCGCGCTGCGCGACACGCTGCCCTTCGACATCGACGGCGTGGTGTACAAGGTCAATTCGCTCGCGCTGCAGCAGCGCATGGGCTTCGTCACCCGCGAGCCGCGCTGGGCGGTGGCGCACAAGTATCCGGCGCAGGAGGCGCTGACGATGCTGCGCGACATCGAGGTCCAGGTCGGCCGCACCGGCGCGCTGACCCCGGTCGCCCGTCTGGAGCCGGTCTTCGTCGGCGGGGTCACGGTCACCAACGCCACGCTCCACAACCAGGACGAGATCGACCGCAAGGACGTGCGCATCGGCGACTGGGTGATCGTGCGCCGCGCCGGCGACGTGATCCCCGAGGTGGTGGCGCCAGTTGTCGAACGCCGCAGCGGCGAGCTGCCGCGCTTCGTGCTGCTGGACAGGTTTCCCACCTGCCCGGTGTGCGGCTCGCACGTCGTGCGCGGCGAGGACGAGGCGGTCGCGCGCTGCACCGGCGGGCTGTTCTGTCCGGCGCAGCGCAAGCAGGCGCTGCTGCACTTCGCCGGCCGGCGCGCGATGGACATCGAGGGCCTGGGCGACAAGCTGGTGGACCAGCTCGTCGACGCGGCGATAGTCAAGACGCCGGTCGACCTCTACCGCCTCGGCGTGCTCGCGCTGGCGAACCTCGAGCGCATGGGCGAGAAGTCGGCGCACAAGCTGCTGGCTGCGATCGAGAGCAGCCGCAGCACGACGCTGGCGCGGTTCATCTTCGCGCTCGGCATCCGCAACGTCGGCGAGGCGACCGCCCGTGACCTGGCGCGCCACTTCGGCAATCTGGATGCGCTGCTGGCGGCCGGTGTCGACGCGCTGCAGCAGGTCCCCGACGTCGGCCCGATCGTGGCGAAATCCATCGCCGAGTTCTTCGCCGAGCCGCACAATCGCGAGGTGATCGAGCAACTGCGCGCGGCCGGCGTGCATTGGACCGAGGGCGAGCCGCAGGGTACGGTCGCCGGCGCGCTCGCCGGCAAGACCTTCGTGCTCACCGGCACCCTGCCGACGCTCACCCGCGACGAGGCCAAGGCCATGATCGAGGCCAGGGGCGGCAAGGTCGCCGGCTCGGTGTCGAAGAAGACGCACTACGTGGTGGCCGGCGCCGAGGCCGGCTCCAAGCTCGACAAGGCGCAGGCGCTCGGCGTGAGCATCCTCGACGAGGACGGGCTGCGCGCACTGCTGAACGAAACGGATACAAACGGCTGA
- a CDS encoding cell division protein ZipA C-terminal FtsZ-binding domain-containing protein encodes MDSELQIALIGAGLAAVVLVVGYNKWQERKHRRDAERAFRSEHRDVLLEPRADPESSERREPGFGGEEEESRRFNEAPVSRTAPELPRLLDARADCAIRFEAIEALDVGTVWLMQAEQLAGLTKPVRWFGFNDADNVWMPLGPESTGACHWFCAALQLVNRQGSIGETDFMRFTGGVQRVADAVMALPPGLPLRAETLHRATELDRFCADVDVQIGVNVLARDGHFDGRSIRRAAERLGLRLGHDGAFHAVEGEASLFSLANLEAGAFAPDNLDGMVSRGLTLVIDVPRVAGGGAAFERMMHTAGELAGELGGDVVDDNRAPFGAEAAAIIRGQIEQFQARMDEAGIPAGGPLAQRLFAL; translated from the coding sequence ATGGACAGCGAACTTCAGATCGCGTTGATCGGTGCGGGCCTGGCGGCCGTGGTGCTGGTCGTCGGCTACAACAAATGGCAGGAGCGCAAGCATCGGCGCGACGCCGAGCGGGCCTTCCGCTCGGAGCACCGCGACGTGCTGCTCGAACCGCGTGCCGACCCCGAGTCGTCCGAGCGCCGCGAGCCCGGATTCGGCGGTGAAGAGGAAGAGTCCCGCCGCTTCAACGAGGCGCCGGTGAGCCGTACCGCGCCCGAACTGCCCCGCCTGCTCGACGCCCGTGCCGACTGCGCGATCCGCTTCGAGGCGATCGAGGCCCTCGACGTGGGCACCGTGTGGTTGATGCAGGCCGAGCAGCTCGCCGGCCTCACCAAGCCGGTGCGCTGGTTCGGCTTCAATGACGCGGACAACGTCTGGATGCCGCTCGGCCCGGAGAGCACCGGCGCCTGCCACTGGTTCTGCGCCGCGCTGCAGCTGGTCAATCGGCAGGGCTCGATCGGCGAGACCGACTTCATGCGCTTCACCGGCGGCGTCCAGCGTGTCGCCGATGCGGTGATGGCGCTGCCGCCCGGGCTGCCGCTGCGCGCGGAGACCCTGCACCGGGCGACCGAGCTCGACCGTTTCTGCGCGGACGTCGATGTGCAGATCGGGGTGAACGTGCTTGCCCGCGATGGGCATTTCGACGGGCGTTCGATCCGGCGCGCCGCCGAACGCCTGGGCCTGCGCCTGGGCCACGACGGCGCCTTCCATGCAGTCGAGGGCGAGGCCAGCCTGTTCTCGCTCGCCAACCTGGAGGCGGGTGCCTTCGCCCCCGACAACCTCGATGGCATGGTCAGCCGCGGCCTGACCCTGGTGATCGACGTCCCCCGGGTGGCGGGCGGCGGCGCCGCGTTCGAGCGCATGATGCACACCGCCGGCGAGCTCGCCGGCGAACTCGGTGGCGACGTGGTCGACGACAACCGCGCGCCCTTCGGCGCCGAGGCCGCGGCCATCATCCGCGGCCAGATCGAGCAGTTCCAGGCCCGCATGGACGAAGCCGGGATCCCGGCCGGCGGCCCGCTCGCACAACGCCTGTTCGCGCTCTAA